From Actinosynnema mirum DSM 43827, a single genomic window includes:
- a CDS encoding FAD-dependent oxidoreductase — protein sequence MKVGVVGGGIAGALLALRLRREHGAEVEVFTLGPSTPDASGVSGGLVRGYERDPAASRLAALGLAELRDSPELLEWTGYRETGSVYLLPPDAGPPDLTAVRELLPGSAEVVDAAEAARRYGFAGGDGATAVVERHAGFLSPAGLRERALDWLARNGATVRESRVERVGADTVTAGGTGRRYDAVVVAAGAWTGRLAPGEWRTKQIQFGVYRVELPGLAVFVDDVTGLFGRPWAQGEFLLGLGCDRWDVDPERVEVDTAHAEDVTAAVLRRFGVRPEPVRAVASCDGYGPPGGLRLRVEGGVRTFAGGSGGSVKTVLAASRVAARQLAA from the coding sequence ATGAAGGTCGGTGTGGTCGGCGGGGGCATCGCGGGCGCGCTGCTCGCGTTGAGGTTGCGCCGCGAGCACGGCGCCGAGGTCGAGGTGTTCACCCTCGGACCATCCACTCCGGACGCCTCGGGCGTGTCCGGCGGGCTGGTGCGGGGCTACGAGCGCGACCCGGCCGCGTCCCGGCTCGCCGCGCTCGGCCTGGCCGAGCTGCGCGACAGCCCCGAGCTGCTGGAGTGGACCGGCTACCGGGAGACCGGCTCGGTCTACCTGCTGCCCCCGGACGCCGGACCGCCCGACCTGACCGCCGTGCGCGAGCTGCTGCCCGGTTCCGCCGAGGTCGTGGACGCCGCCGAGGCGGCCCGCCGCTACGGGTTCGCGGGCGGCGACGGGGCCACCGCCGTCGTGGAGCGCCACGCCGGGTTCCTGTCACCGGCCGGGCTGCGCGAGCGCGCGCTGGACTGGCTGGCCCGGAACGGCGCGACCGTGCGCGAGAGCAGGGTCGAGCGCGTCGGGGCGGACACCGTCACGGCGGGCGGGACCGGGCGCCGGTACGACGCCGTCGTCGTCGCGGCGGGCGCCTGGACCGGCAGGCTCGCGCCGGGGGAGTGGCGCACCAAGCAGATCCAGTTCGGCGTCTACCGCGTCGAGCTGCCCGGACTCGCGGTCTTCGTCGACGACGTCACCGGCCTGTTCGGCAGGCCGTGGGCGCAGGGGGAGTTCCTGCTGGGCCTGGGCTGCGACCGCTGGGACGTCGACCCCGAGCGGGTCGAGGTCGACACCGCCCACGCCGAGGACGTCACCGCCGCCGTCCTGCGCCGGTTCGGCGTCCGCCCGGAACCGGTGCGCGCCGTGGCCTCCTGCGACGGCTACGGGCCGCCGGGCGGGCTGAGGCTGCGCGTCGAGGGCGGGGTGCGCACCTTCGCCGGTGGCAGCGGCGGATCGGTCAAGACCGTGCTGGCCGCCAGCCGGGTGGCCGCGCGGCAGCTCGCCGCGTGA
- a CDS encoding acyl carrier protein, which yields MSEVAEAVLEILSDVLEVSRGELRATPVLAAHEWDSTSSLDALSQLETGLGVRVDLRAFHAARTVADVVDLVSPQFEPV from the coding sequence ATGAGCGAGGTTGCCGAAGCCGTGCTGGAGATCCTCAGCGACGTGCTGGAGGTGAGCCGGGGCGAGCTGCGCGCCACGCCCGTGCTCGCCGCGCACGAGTGGGACAGCACCAGCTCGCTGGACGCGCTGTCCCAGCTGGAGACCGGGCTGGGGGTGCGCGTGGACCTGCGCGCCTTCCACGCGGCCAGGACCGTCGCCGACGTGGTCGACCTGGTCAGCCCGCAGTTCGAACCGGTCTGA
- a CDS encoding ATP-grasp domain-containing protein, with translation MTEPDDPRPLLILVGTGMRTYREYLLGPISAEYRVHLFLTAEPTWEREHVHGWTVLPSTMDGQALATAAKEVATTGPVAGVLCWDEARIHAASFAAQALGLRNGDPDVVWGLRDKGRTRAALAEAGVPQPGSVPVKSVEDAVAAADRLGYPAILKPRGLGASLGVIKVEDADQVRANFAFTLAAEGPEPVVFDTDQPVLVEEFVSGEEISVDSVVVDGEVTPLFVGRKVVGYHPYAEEVGHFVSADDPLLTDPALVDALRRTHEALRFTDGFTHSEFMLTADGPKVIEVNGRLGGDMIPYLGKVATGVDPGLAAAAAATGRVPDLTRTRSGVAGIRFFYVEREDTTIGSLGFDQAALPPDLHLAVVVAQPGAVVSPPPKGTVWGRVGFAVALGDTREEVARQLDAAEAAFSVTPA, from the coding sequence ATGACCGAACCCGACGACCCGCGCCCGCTGCTGATCCTGGTGGGCACCGGGATGCGCACCTACCGCGAGTACCTGCTCGGCCCGATCAGCGCCGAGTACCGCGTGCACCTGTTCCTCACCGCCGAGCCCACCTGGGAGCGCGAGCACGTCCACGGCTGGACCGTGCTGCCCAGCACCATGGACGGCCAGGCGCTGGCCACCGCCGCCAAGGAGGTCGCCACCACCGGACCCGTCGCGGGCGTGCTCTGCTGGGACGAGGCCCGCATCCACGCCGCCTCCTTCGCCGCCCAGGCCCTCGGCCTGCGCAACGGCGACCCCGACGTGGTGTGGGGCCTGCGCGACAAGGGCCGCACCCGCGCCGCGCTGGCCGAAGCCGGTGTGCCGCAACCGGGTTCGGTCCCGGTCAAGTCCGTCGAGGACGCCGTCGCCGCCGCCGACCGGCTCGGCTACCCGGCCATCCTCAAGCCGCGCGGCCTCGGCGCCAGCCTCGGCGTGATCAAGGTCGAGGACGCCGACCAGGTGCGCGCGAACTTCGCCTTCACCCTCGCCGCCGAGGGCCCGGAGCCGGTCGTGTTCGACACCGACCAGCCCGTGCTCGTGGAGGAGTTCGTCTCCGGCGAGGAGATCAGCGTCGACTCGGTCGTCGTGGACGGCGAGGTCACCCCGCTGTTCGTCGGCCGCAAGGTCGTCGGCTACCACCCGTACGCCGAGGAGGTCGGCCACTTCGTCTCGGCCGACGACCCGCTGCTCACCGACCCCGCGCTCGTCGACGCCCTGCGCCGCACCCACGAGGCGCTGCGCTTCACCGACGGCTTCACGCACTCCGAGTTCATGCTCACCGCCGACGGCCCGAAGGTCATCGAGGTCAACGGCAGGCTCGGCGGTGACATGATCCCCTACCTCGGCAAGGTCGCCACCGGCGTCGACCCCGGTCTCGCCGCCGCAGCCGCCGCCACCGGCCGCGTCCCCGACCTGACCCGCACCCGCTCCGGCGTCGCGGGCATCCGGTTCTTCTACGTCGAGCGGGAGGACACCACCATCGGCTCCCTCGGGTTCGACCAGGCCGCGCTCCCGCCCGACCTGCACCTCGCGGTCGTCGTCGCCCAGCCGGGCGCGGTGGTCTCCCCGCCGCCGAAGGGGACCGTCTGGGGGCGCGTCGGGTTCGCCGTCGCCCTCGGCGACACCCGCGAGGAGGTCGCCCGGCAGCTCGACGCCGCCGAGGCCGCCTTCTCGGTCACGCCCGCCTGA
- a CDS encoding lysine N(6)-hydroxylase/L-ornithine N(5)-oxygenase family protein produces MEHQEVELLAIGAGPANLALAVALEELAPEIAANTTIVEQHDTVAWQRGMLLPWSQSQVSFLKDLVTLRNPRSEFSFLNFLHANGRLDEFINLGTFTPYRREISDYLSWVAASLKSVRVLHGRKVVAVEPRAEVGGEVTSWLVRFSDGSTTGARSLVFGTGRDPHVPTEFLGLPQEKVAHSIEFAQRLKQLDPATTKRVVVVGGAQSAAEMFWESHQALPGAEVTMVMRSIGLNGYESSKFTNELFYPSFVDTFNSALPDAREQLLREMHRTNYGGLSPATLENLYRTIYLEKLSGDQRMSVITMVEVADARSEGDEVVLTLVDRKDGSRTELRCDVVLLGTGYSQKMPLVTRNLAASVGADDFTVTRNYRVTLPAHVTARVYLQGVNEATHGIADSLISVLAIRSSEIVADLRADDRPAHTPAQAPAQPPAQAPARTQPELLDVVRS; encoded by the coding sequence GTGGAGCACCAGGAAGTCGAGCTGCTGGCGATCGGCGCCGGACCCGCGAACCTCGCGCTCGCCGTGGCGCTGGAGGAGCTCGCGCCCGAGATCGCCGCGAACACCACCATCGTCGAGCAGCACGACACCGTGGCCTGGCAGCGCGGGATGCTGCTGCCCTGGTCGCAGAGCCAGGTGTCGTTCCTCAAGGACCTGGTCACCCTGCGCAACCCGCGCAGCGAGTTCTCGTTCCTGAACTTCCTGCACGCCAACGGCAGGCTGGACGAGTTCATCAACCTCGGCACGTTCACCCCGTACCGCAGGGAGATCTCCGACTACCTGTCCTGGGTCGCCGCCTCCCTCAAGTCGGTGCGCGTGCTGCACGGCCGCAAGGTGGTGGCGGTCGAGCCGCGCGCCGAGGTCGGCGGCGAGGTCACCTCGTGGCTGGTGCGCTTCTCCGACGGCTCCACCACCGGCGCCCGCTCGCTGGTCTTCGGCACCGGCCGCGACCCGCACGTGCCCACCGAGTTCCTCGGCCTGCCGCAGGAGAAGGTCGCGCACAGCATCGAGTTCGCCCAGCGCCTCAAGCAGCTCGACCCGGCCACCACCAAGCGCGTCGTGGTCGTCGGCGGCGCGCAGTCCGCCGCCGAGATGTTCTGGGAGTCGCACCAGGCGCTGCCCGGCGCCGAGGTGACCATGGTGATGCGCTCCATCGGCCTCAACGGCTACGAGAGCAGCAAGTTCACCAACGAGCTGTTCTACCCCTCGTTCGTCGACACCTTCAACAGCGCCCTCCCGGACGCCCGCGAGCAGCTGCTGCGCGAGATGCACCGCACCAACTACGGCGGCCTCTCGCCCGCCACGCTGGAGAACCTCTACCGCACCATCTACCTGGAGAAGCTCAGCGGCGACCAGCGGATGTCCGTCATCACCATGGTCGAGGTCGCCGACGCCCGCTCCGAGGGCGACGAGGTCGTGCTGACCCTGGTGGACCGCAAGGACGGCTCCCGCACCGAGCTGCGCTGCGACGTGGTGCTGCTGGGCACCGGCTACAGCCAGAAGATGCCGCTGGTGACCAGGAACCTGGCCGCCTCGGTCGGCGCGGACGACTTCACCGTCACCCGCAACTACCGGGTCACCCTCCCCGCCCACGTGACCGCCCGCGTCTACCTGCAGGGCGTCAACGAGGCCACGCACGGCATCGCGGACTCGCTGATCAGCGTGCTCGCCATCCGCTCCAGCGAGATCGTCGCCGACCTGCGCGCCGACGACCGCCCGGCGCACACCCCGGCCCAGGCCCCCGCGCAGCCCCCCGCGCAGGCCCCGGCCCGCACGCAGCCCGAGCTGCTCGACGTCGTCCGCTCCTGA
- a CDS encoding cation:proton antiporter has product MITAAPPPPIAAHPMLVLLLQLTVLLGVAFTLGRACARVNLPAVVGELAAGILLGPSLLANLAPAVSDWLFPANAEQIHLLDAVGQIGVLLLVGFTGMHIDTKLIRRTGAKAAGVSAGGLFLPLALGVAVGFALPASLMGEKADRPVFALFLGVAMCVSAIPVIAKTLLEMKLLHRDIGQLTISAAAVDDVVGWSLLSIVSAMATTGLRGGHLLLTFGSLVLVAAVALLVGRPLVRAALTRADRSEDPATTVAVVTVLLLASAAGTHALGLEAILGAFACGILLSSSGLLNRAKLAPLRTFTMAVLAPIFFATAGLRMDLTLLADPAVLLAALVVLAIAIAGKFVGAYVGARLSRLGHWEGLALGAGLNARGVVEVIVAMAGLRLGVLTTAGYTIVVLVAVVTSLMAPPTLRYAVRRIAVTEEENEREKVFSGHP; this is encoded by the coding sequence GTGATCACCGCCGCGCCCCCGCCGCCGATCGCGGCCCACCCCATGCTGGTGCTGCTGCTCCAGCTGACGGTCCTGCTCGGCGTCGCCTTCACCCTCGGCCGCGCGTGCGCCCGCGTCAACCTGCCCGCCGTGGTCGGCGAGCTGGCGGCGGGCATCCTGCTCGGCCCGTCCCTGCTGGCGAACCTCGCGCCCGCCGTCTCCGACTGGCTCTTCCCCGCCAACGCCGAGCAGATCCACCTCCTGGACGCCGTCGGCCAGATCGGCGTGCTGCTGCTGGTCGGCTTCACCGGGATGCACATCGACACCAAGCTGATCCGCCGCACCGGCGCGAAGGCCGCGGGCGTCAGCGCGGGCGGCCTGTTCCTCCCGCTCGCGCTCGGCGTCGCGGTCGGCTTCGCGCTGCCCGCCTCCCTGATGGGCGAGAAGGCCGACCGGCCGGTGTTCGCGCTGTTCCTCGGCGTGGCCATGTGCGTGAGCGCCATCCCGGTCATCGCCAAGACCCTGCTGGAGATGAAGCTGCTGCACCGCGACATCGGCCAGCTCACCATCAGCGCCGCCGCCGTGGACGACGTCGTCGGCTGGTCGCTGCTGTCCATCGTCTCCGCCATGGCCACCACCGGCCTGCGTGGCGGGCACCTGCTGCTCACGTTCGGCAGCCTCGTCCTGGTGGCCGCCGTCGCCCTGCTCGTGGGCCGACCGCTGGTGCGCGCCGCCCTCACCCGCGCCGACCGCTCCGAGGACCCGGCCACCACCGTCGCCGTCGTCACCGTGCTGCTGCTCGCCTCCGCCGCGGGCACCCACGCGCTCGGCCTGGAGGCCATCCTCGGCGCGTTCGCCTGCGGCATCCTGCTCAGCTCGTCCGGCCTGCTGAACCGGGCGAAGCTGGCCCCGCTGCGCACGTTCACCATGGCGGTCCTCGCGCCGATCTTCTTCGCCACCGCCGGGCTGCGCATGGACCTCACGCTGCTCGCCGACCCCGCCGTGCTCCTGGCCGCGCTCGTGGTGCTGGCCATCGCCATCGCGGGCAAGTTCGTCGGCGCCTACGTCGGAGCCCGGCTCAGCAGGCTCGGCCACTGGGAAGGGCTCGCGCTGGGCGCGGGGCTGAACGCGCGCGGCGTCGTGGAGGTGATCGTCGCGATGGCCGGTCTGCGCCTCGGGGTGCTCACCACCGCCGGCTACACGATCGTCGTGCTGGTCGCCGTCGTCACCTCGCTCATGGCCCCGCCGACGCTGCGGTACGCCGTCCGGCGCATCGCGGTGACCGAGGAGGAGAACGAGCGGGAGAAGGTCTTCAGCGGCCACCCCTGA
- a CDS encoding ATP-grasp domain-containing protein has translation MKLLTVETRQYLDYYHSRYRQVQDLGVDLHVLNGEGTEDFWPADRYRLVGSKDIDKMVEVAREWHAAEHFDGVITFSEAAVVAVAVIAEALGLPTIGREAAVNSRNKLLMRQSHQAGGAPIPGFRHVESLEEAKEAAREFGFPVIVKPTLGAGSHFVFKCDDEAELAEHYAQAAEGIRDLFWANSEADGIDLGPNALLVESFLDGKEYLMEAVAWDGEVYLGSVVDRITAEGGTFDDDVHHAPTSMSPQDLAAVHAVVKAGALAQGLRRSVMHAEVRFHRGEPYLLEIAARVGGGGLDMIARVTADHDPIAAVVDIAAGKAPDVRHFRPTGTHTTSMCLISGAGVVKEVVVPQEVAESDRVFLLKITARPGDVIKRPPNGNTILGFLGTTGGSEAEAFATMADFAERITVDFQ, from the coding sequence GTGAAGCTGCTGACCGTCGAGACCCGCCAGTACCTCGACTACTACCACTCCCGCTACCGGCAGGTGCAGGACCTCGGCGTCGACCTGCACGTGCTCAACGGCGAGGGCACCGAGGACTTCTGGCCAGCCGACCGCTACCGCCTGGTCGGCTCCAAGGACATCGACAAGATGGTCGAGGTCGCCAGGGAGTGGCACGCCGCCGAGCACTTCGACGGCGTGATCACCTTCTCCGAGGCCGCGGTCGTGGCCGTCGCCGTCATCGCCGAGGCGCTGGGCCTGCCCACCATCGGCCGCGAGGCCGCCGTCAACAGCCGCAACAAGCTGCTGATGCGCCAGTCCCACCAGGCGGGCGGCGCGCCCATCCCCGGCTTCCGGCACGTCGAGAGCCTGGAGGAGGCGAAGGAGGCCGCGCGCGAGTTCGGGTTCCCCGTCATCGTCAAGCCCACCCTGGGCGCGGGCAGCCACTTCGTCTTCAAGTGCGACGACGAGGCCGAGCTGGCCGAGCACTACGCGCAGGCCGCCGAGGGCATCCGGGACCTGTTCTGGGCCAACTCCGAGGCCGACGGGATCGACCTGGGGCCCAACGCCCTGCTGGTCGAGTCGTTCCTGGACGGCAAGGAGTACCTGATGGAGGCCGTCGCCTGGGACGGCGAGGTCTACCTCGGGTCCGTGGTCGACCGGATCACCGCCGAGGGCGGCACGTTCGACGACGACGTGCACCACGCCCCCACCTCCATGTCGCCCCAGGACCTGGCGGCGGTGCACGCCGTGGTCAAGGCGGGCGCGCTCGCCCAGGGCCTGCGGCGCAGCGTCATGCACGCCGAGGTCCGCTTCCACCGGGGCGAGCCCTACCTGCTGGAGATCGCGGCGCGGGTCGGCGGCGGCGGGCTCGACATGATCGCCCGCGTCACCGCCGACCACGACCCGATCGCCGCCGTGGTGGACATCGCCGCGGGCAAGGCGCCGGACGTGCGGCACTTCCGGCCCACCGGCACCCACACCACCTCCATGTGCCTGATCTCCGGGGCAGGCGTGGTCAAGGAGGTCGTGGTGCCGCAGGAGGTCGCCGAGTCCGACCGGGTCTTCCTGCTCAAGATCACCGCCCGGCCCGGCGACGTGATCAAGCGCCCGCCGAACGGCAACACCATCCTCGGGTTCCTCGGCACCACCGGCGGCTCCGAGGCCGAGGCGTTCGCCACCATGGCCGACTTCGCCGAGCGCATCACCGTCGACTTCCAGTAG
- a CDS encoding ABC transporter substrate-binding protein yields MTTAQSATDLATTDPTAADPTAAPAGDVPRKGGVVTWACAPGFPPAVIFPFTPAERMGTRNILEFQALMYRTLYYFGSDGTPNVDYHQSIGEEPVWSEDGRTARVRIKPWKWSNGETVCADNVLFWVNLMKVKGPRYGEYVPGYFPDNLTEYGKLADDEVFFTFDKPYSKHWVLHNQLSTITPLPKAWDRTADGPANASGDLADVEAVYEHLMAEQGDIINEGNEHRTRWADSPVWSVVSGPWRLKSYTLEGVVTFVPNEHYSGPNKPHLDEFRQIPTFSDEEQYEVLKKGPDAEGGFQVGYLPLSFATEPAVDPVVGGPNPLAEHYTMHPQTAFCIRYISLNYNNPTVVGKMFAQTYLRQALQSVLDQDTAVRDIYQGYAYRQNGPVPMYPRTEYVSPRQREGAWPLPFDPKHAKELLEANGWDTSRTPAVCVRAGTGPGEAGEGIPEGTELTLLMRYVEGRPALTRLMEGFRDAAAEAGIELRLREIYGSVLVAEDAPCVPTEETPCLWEMCCWNGGWAYHHPTGEILFSTGAGGNFGFYTDPEADALIERTVTTDDLDVLYEYQDYIAEQVPVIFTPNFPIRLFEVANNLRGFGPINPYGMINPENWYYAEDPA; encoded by the coding sequence ATGACCACGGCACAGTCCGCCACCGACCTGGCCACGACCGACCCGACCGCCGCCGACCCGACCGCCGCACCCGCCGGGGACGTCCCCCGCAAGGGCGGGGTCGTCACCTGGGCCTGCGCGCCGGGCTTCCCGCCCGCCGTGATCTTCCCGTTCACGCCCGCCGAGCGCATGGGCACCCGCAACATCCTGGAGTTCCAGGCCCTGATGTACCGGACGCTGTACTACTTCGGCAGCGACGGCACCCCGAACGTCGACTACCACCAGAGCATCGGCGAGGAGCCGGTGTGGAGCGAGGACGGCCGCACCGCGCGCGTGCGCATCAAGCCGTGGAAGTGGTCCAACGGCGAGACCGTCTGCGCCGACAACGTGCTGTTCTGGGTGAACCTGATGAAGGTCAAGGGCCCCAGGTACGGCGAGTACGTCCCCGGCTACTTCCCGGACAACCTCACCGAGTACGGCAAGCTCGCCGACGACGAGGTGTTCTTCACCTTCGACAAGCCCTACTCCAAGCACTGGGTGCTGCACAACCAGCTCAGCACCATCACCCCGCTGCCCAAGGCGTGGGACCGCACCGCCGACGGCCCGGCCAACGCCTCCGGCGACCTCGCCGACGTCGAGGCCGTCTACGAGCACCTGATGGCCGAGCAGGGCGACATCATCAACGAGGGCAACGAGCACCGCACCAGGTGGGCCGACAGTCCCGTGTGGAGCGTCGTCTCGGGGCCGTGGCGGCTCAAGAGCTACACCCTCGAAGGCGTCGTCACCTTCGTCCCCAACGAGCACTACTCCGGCCCGAACAAGCCGCACCTGGACGAGTTCCGCCAGATCCCGACCTTCTCCGACGAGGAGCAGTACGAGGTCCTCAAGAAGGGCCCGGACGCCGAGGGCGGCTTCCAGGTCGGCTACCTGCCGCTCAGCTTCGCCACCGAGCCCGCCGTGGACCCGGTCGTCGGCGGCCCGAACCCGCTGGCCGAGCACTACACGATGCACCCGCAGACCGCGTTCTGCATCCGGTACATCTCGCTCAACTACAACAACCCCACCGTCGTCGGGAAGATGTTCGCCCAGACCTACCTGCGCCAGGCGCTGCAGAGCGTCCTGGACCAGGACACCGCCGTCCGCGACATCTACCAGGGCTACGCCTACCGGCAGAACGGCCCCGTCCCGATGTACCCGAGGACCGAGTACGTCTCCCCGCGCCAGCGCGAGGGCGCCTGGCCGCTCCCGTTCGACCCCAAGCACGCCAAGGAGCTGCTGGAGGCCAACGGCTGGGACACCAGCCGGACCCCTGCGGTGTGCGTGCGCGCCGGAACCGGACCGGGCGAGGCGGGGGAGGGCATCCCCGAGGGAACCGAGCTCACCCTGCTCATGCGCTACGTCGAAGGCAGGCCCGCGCTCACCAGGCTCATGGAGGGCTTCCGCGACGCCGCCGCCGAGGCGGGCATCGAGCTGCGCCTGCGCGAGATCTACGGCTCCGTCCTGGTCGCCGAGGACGCGCCGTGCGTGCCCACCGAGGAAACCCCCTGCCTGTGGGAGATGTGCTGCTGGAACGGCGGCTGGGCCTACCACCACCCGACCGGCGAGATCCTCTTCTCCACCGGCGCGGGCGGCAACTTCGGCTTCTACACCGACCCCGAGGCCGACGCGCTCATCGAGCGCACCGTCACCACCGACGACCTCGACGTCCTCTACGAGTACCAGGACTACATCGCCGAGCAGGTGCCGGTGATCTTCACGCCGAACTTCCCCATCCGGCTCTTCGAGGTCGCCAACAACCTCAGGGGCTTCGGGCCGATCAACCCCTACGGCATGATCAACCCGGAGAACTGGTACTACGCCGAGGACCCGGCGTGA
- a CDS encoding class I tRNA ligase family protein: MTTARPAVVIAATPTSNGDLHVGHLAGPYLSADVYARYLKATGRPVVYTTCTDDSQSYVVSTAHRRGLAPEELVRTSTEQISRSLAAAGTLVPGLPPIDERYRRTVLDYLLELHAAGRFQPRTVRLPYAKNAGVFLYDGLVSGTCPVCLSGSCGGACENCGHPNNFDELIDPKYTIDPSDPVVYREQRILVLPLEEYRERLSSYYASRTPRWRPHAKQLIGELLARPLPDVPVTFPGSWGIPAPFPETPGQIVYPWIEAVPAAMYSTWWAATEQGNPPGAADELWRAESGAELVYFHGFDNVYHWGLVDLVMLMAHGDRYTTPDANVCNEFYDLEGEKFSTSRGHLIWGADLFAEVPRDLVRFYLALTAPEFQRTNFSREQLHSVTTRRLVDPWNSLADTTSLVLGGVVDGTALPTTEAGRRRAAAMDERFRLCYELPGFTLGRAAETAITQLARLRALAETVDPARNGHSPTAPGDLLLEARTLLAWTAPILVDTAERLTGLGVDLALGGRPATEVPAFRFPRLPATDSPTRPTTLIDSAR, from the coding sequence GTGACCACCGCGCGGCCCGCCGTCGTCATCGCGGCCACGCCCACCTCCAACGGCGACCTGCACGTCGGGCACCTCGCGGGCCCGTACCTGTCCGCCGACGTGTACGCCCGCTACCTCAAGGCCACCGGCCGCCCCGTGGTCTACACGACCTGCACGGACGACAGCCAGAGCTACGTGGTGTCCACCGCGCACCGCAGGGGCCTGGCCCCCGAGGAGCTGGTGCGCACCTCGACCGAGCAGATCAGCCGCTCGCTCGCCGCCGCGGGCACCCTCGTCCCCGGCCTGCCGCCGATCGACGAGCGCTACCGCCGCACCGTGCTCGACTACCTCCTCGAACTGCACGCCGCGGGCCGCTTCCAGCCGCGCACCGTGCGCCTGCCCTACGCCAAGAACGCGGGCGTGTTCCTGTACGACGGCCTGGTCAGCGGCACCTGCCCGGTGTGCCTGTCCGGCAGTTGCGGCGGCGCCTGCGAGAACTGCGGGCACCCCAACAACTTCGACGAGCTGATCGACCCGAAGTACACGATCGACCCGAGCGACCCGGTGGTCTACCGGGAGCAGCGCATCCTCGTGCTGCCGCTGGAGGAGTACCGCGAGCGCCTCTCCTCCTACTACGCCTCGCGCACCCCGCGCTGGCGCCCGCACGCCAAGCAACTCATCGGCGAGCTGCTGGCCCGCCCGCTGCCGGACGTGCCGGTCACCTTCCCCGGCTCCTGGGGCATCCCCGCCCCGTTCCCCGAGACCCCCGGCCAGATCGTCTACCCGTGGATCGAGGCCGTCCCCGCCGCGATGTACAGCACCTGGTGGGCGGCCACCGAGCAGGGCAACCCGCCCGGCGCCGCCGACGAGCTGTGGCGCGCCGAGAGCGGCGCGGAGCTGGTCTACTTCCACGGCTTCGACAACGTCTACCACTGGGGCCTGGTCGACCTGGTGATGCTGATGGCGCACGGCGACCGCTACACCACGCCGGACGCCAACGTCTGCAACGAGTTCTACGACCTGGAGGGCGAGAAGTTCTCCACCAGCCGGGGCCACCTCATCTGGGGCGCCGACCTGTTCGCCGAGGTGCCCAGGGACCTGGTGCGGTTCTACCTCGCGCTGACCGCGCCCGAGTTCCAGCGCACCAACTTCAGCCGCGAGCAGCTGCACTCGGTCACCACGCGCAGGCTCGTCGACCCGTGGAACTCCCTGGCGGACACCACCTCCCTGGTGCTGGGCGGGGTCGTCGACGGCACCGCGCTGCCCACCACCGAGGCCGGGCGCAGGCGCGCCGCCGCGATGGACGAGCGGTTCCGGCTCTGCTACGAGCTGCCGGGCTTCACCCTCGGCCGCGCCGCCGAGACCGCGATCACCCAGCTGGCCAGGCTGCGCGCGCTCGCCGAGACCGTGGACCCGGCCCGCAACGGCCACTCGCCCACCGCCCCCGGCGACCTGCTGCTGGAGGCCCGCACCCTGCTGGCGTGGACCGCGCCGATCCTGGTCGACACCGCCGAGCGCCTCACCGGCCTCGGCGTCGACCTCGCCCTCGGCGGCAGGCCCGCGACCGAGGTCCCGGCGTTCCGGTTCCCCCGGCTGCCCGCGACCGACTCGCCGACCCGGCCCACCACCCTGATCGACAGCGCCCGGTAG
- a CDS encoding cupin domain-containing protein, with the protein MELRKLDRDNLKQDNGLVAQRLVPWALLNAPFEGSWCVVRPGAESGAHGHHEYEIWVAMTGKAQIITAEGTTDFVAGDVVHFTPHEEHQVVNRGEEDFQFYSIWWDAELSGKFTARHQESR; encoded by the coding sequence ATGGAGTTGCGGAAGTTAGACCGGGACAACCTCAAGCAGGACAACGGGCTCGTCGCCCAGCGCCTGGTCCCGTGGGCGCTGCTGAACGCCCCCTTCGAGGGTTCCTGGTGCGTGGTGCGCCCCGGTGCCGAGTCCGGCGCGCACGGCCACCACGAGTACGAGATCTGGGTCGCCATGACCGGCAAGGCCCAGATCATCACCGCCGAGGGCACCACCGACTTCGTCGCCGGTGACGTCGTGCACTTCACCCCGCACGAGGAGCACCAGGTGGTGAACCGGGGCGAGGAGGACTTCCAGTTCTACTCGATCTGGTGGGACGCCGAGCTGTCCGGCAAGTTCACCGCCAGGCACCAGGAGAGCCGGTGA